In Aerococcaceae bacterium zg-252, the genomic window ATTGGTATTTGTATTTGGCTCGGCACCAAAATGAGCTGGTGACGTACTAAAAATTTTTGAGTCAGTTTTTAATTCCACATGGACTTCTAAACCAATTACTGTTTCAAAATTCATCTTCCAACCTCCTATAATACTGGTGCTTTAGCAGCGAAATCATGGCTGCGTTCAAAATCATATGCTACTTGATACAAGGTCGCTTCATCTAATGGTTTCGCCATTAATTGTAACCCAATCGGTAAGCCAGCTTGATCAAATCCTGCAGGAATTGAAATACCAGGTAATCCTGCAATATTTGCCGTAACTGTCAATAAGTCTTCCACATACATTGCGATTGGATCTTTAACACGACCACCAATTTCAAAGGCTGTACTCGTTGTTGTAGGTCCCATAATCACATCATATTCTGCAAAAACTCGGTCTAGCTCTTGTTTAATCATTGTTCTTACTTGAGCTGCTTGTTTAAAGAATTTGTCAAATTGACCTGAACTTAAACTATAAGTTCCTAACATAATACGACGTTTTACTTCTTCACCAAAACCTTCGCTACGTGATTGCACATATACTTGCTCTAATGTTTTAGCAGATTCAGAACGATAACCGTAACGAACTCCGTCAAAACGTTGCAAGTTAGATGACGCTTCTGCAGATGAAATGATGTAATACACATTAATACCGTATTTCAATAATGGTAACGATACTTCTTCTACAATCGCACCTTGACTTTGGAAGTATGCAGCAGCTTGTTCCATTGCTTCACGAATTTCGGGTGCAATTACTTCTGCTTTATATTCCTTAGGAAAAGCAATTTTCATACCTTCAAGTGATTGTCCAATTTTAGCACCATAATTCATCGGTAAATCTGATAAACTCGTTGAGTCATGCACATCATGTCCTGCAATCACATCTAATAATAAAACATTATCTTCAACAGTTAATGTCATTGGCCCGATTTGGTCTAATGATGAACCAAATGCAATTAATCCGTAACGTGATACTGTTCCGTAAGTTGGTTTTAAACCAACAATCCCATTAAATGCTGCTGGTTGACGAATACTACCACCAGTATCTGTCCCTAAACTTGCTGGTACTTGACGGCTGGCAACAACCGCTCCTGAACCACCAGATGAACCACCTGGTACACGGTCTAAATTCCACGGGTTACGTGTAATTTTATATGCTGAACGCTCCGTTGATGCTCCCATCGCAAACTCATCTAAGTTCACTTTTCCGATAATGATTGCACCGGCTGCTTTTAATTTTTCAACTACTGTCGCATCATAAGTTGGCACAAAATCTTCCAACATTTTACTGGCTGCCGTTGTCGTTAAGCCTTTCGTTACGATATTATCTTTGACAGCAATCGGCACACCATTTAATACTGGCGCATCATCACCATATCCACGTTCATCAGCCAATCTCGCTGCTTCTAAGGCTGCTTCTTTATTCAATGCTAAAAAACTTTCAACTTTTGCATCAATTTCATCGATTTGGCGATAAGTATGCTCGACTAATTCAACTGCTGTAAAATCGCCTTGTTTTAATCCTTTTTTGATTTCAGTAATCGTTTGTGGAAAAACCGTCATATTATGCCTCCTCACTTTCAATAATTGCTGGTACTTTAATAAATCCGTCTTGTGTCGTTTTAGCATTAGCTAAGAAGTCTTCACGCTGCGTACCACGAATCACTTTATCTTCACGAAATATATTAATTAAATCATTACCATGATATGTAGGCTCAACACCTGTTGTGTCTACTTCTTGTAAATGTTCAACTAATTCAATAATACTACCAAATTCACTTGCAAAGGCATCTAAATTCGCTTCATCAAACGTTAATTTTGCTAAGTTGGCTACACGTAGAATTTCATCACGTTCTGTCATTGGTTAACCCCCATTATTCATTCTTAGTTATTGTTCATAAATATGTGCTTTAAATTGTGTATCATTTGCCGTTTTAGAAATCAATGCTTCTGCTCCATGTGCAGATACAATACTAATTTCAATCGGTACTCCCTCTGGAAGTTGACTATTCGCCACATCTGTAACATGCTGAGCTAAAGCCGTAATCTCAGTCTGTTGATAAAACTGCGTTACAATTTTAATATTCAATGATGCTAATGCATTATCAATATAAAGAGCATCCCCAGTAATTCCATTTAAATGCGGGAAGAAATTATTTACTTGGCTCATAAAATTATTAAAATAATTATACTGCTCATTATAATCAGAACGATTTACCATTGGTAAAGCGACACGATATTCATTTTGTTCAGTCCAATCAGAAATATAATTTCCTTCACGTGAAATACCATGCATTACATAGGTTCCACCGACAATATCATTAGCCCCAGACTGTCTAAATAATCCGACTACAATCGGAATCGAACGCAAAGCTTCCGTATTACGCAAACGACCCACGATGATGTTCGCATACGAACGTGCTCGTTCACGCATTTCACCTAATGAAATTTCTTGCTCATAATGAACCCCTTCACTGTCCGTATACTCATAGACACTATTCATTGCTAAACCAATAACAATTCCAGCCAATGCATAACCGTCTTCCGTCTCAACCATTAAGTTTTTTTCCATTACTTGCGTTAAATAAATTGGGGTTGAAGATGAATCAACAATCACCTGTGAATTGTCTTGTGTTGTTTCACTATTTTCTGTTTCATCATTTTCATCTGTTGTTTGGTTTTGCGTTTCTCTTTCATTGCGTGCTAATGACGGATTCAATCCTTCTGGATTATTTTCTGATTCACGTGCTAACCAACTCGTCATCGTTTCTTCATTAATAATCTGACCTTCACGCAAGAAATATTGTTCCGTAGGGAAAATCCCTTTACTAATACGCATTAATCCCTCTTCAAAAGCTAACACATTTCCTGCTGAACTAAGATTAGTATTACTGCTAGCAACAATTCCCATTTCATAACGTCCATCAGTAATGACGGCACGATAAAAATCACTCGACAGCTGATTTTCTGTTGATTGCACGGCTACTTGGTCTGCTGAACTAGAAGATTCACTCACTTCTTCATCCAAATTACTCAAGCAGCCCGACAATAGAGCTACGAGCGAACAATATGTCGTCACTTTTAGCCATTTTTTATTCATTGATTCACATCCTTTATTACTAACATCGTCGCTTTAATACTTATTGCAGTTTTAACTCCTGCAATAACATAGCTTCGTCCATGATGTCGATGCCTAATTCCTCTGCTTTAGTTAATTTACTACCGGCAGCTTCTCCTGCCACTACTATATCCGTTTTTTTCGAAACACTACCCGTCACTTTCGCACCTTGCTGCTCAAGGATTGCTTTCAAATCATTACGACTAAATTGTTCAAATGTTCCGGTAATCACAACCGTTTTATTTAACCAAAAACTATCTGCTAAATCGGCTGCTTCTATTGTAACACCTTGATACGATAATTGCACTCCTAGCTGAGAAAATCTTTCAATTAACGCTCTTGAAGTTGGCTGACTAAAATAGCGTATCACCGATTGACTAATAATCGCACCTAAGCCCTCTATCGCACTCAGTTCTTCCTGTGTCGCCTCCATGATTCGAGTAATATCACCAAAGGTTTCAGCCATTAATCTAGCTGCTTTTGCGCCAACATGACGTATACCTAAACCAAATAAAAGTCGCTCTACCGATTGATTTTTACTATCTTCAATGGCTGCAAGCATTTTTTGAGCAGACTTCTCCTTAACCTTATCTAATGTAAGAAAATCTTCTTGCATTAAAGCATATAAATCAGCTGGTGTCTGTACTAATTCTTTTTGCACTAACTGTTCAATAATACGTTTGCCTAATCCTACAATATTCATCGCATCACGTGATACAAAATGCGACAATTGTGCTACTTGTTGTGCTGGGCATAATGGATTTACACAACGCAATGCCACTTCCCCGTCAGCCTGTTCCAATAGCGTTTGACATTCAGGGCAATGGGTAGGAATCGCTAATGGCTGACTATCACTCGGTCGCTCTGCTAATACCACTTCAATGACTTCCGGAATAATATCGCCTGCTTTATGTAAATGAACCGTGTCCCCAATACGTACATCTAAATTTTCAATGAAATCAATATTATGCAAGGTTGCTCGTTGAACAGTAGTCCCTGCTAAAAAGACTGGATTCATCACTGCTGTCGGTGTGACAACACCAGTACGACCTACTGTCCACTCAACTTGTTGCACAACTGTCTTAGCAATCTCCGCCGGAAATTTATAAGCAATCGCCCAACGTGGTGCTTTGACCGTAAAACCTAAAGCTGCCTGCTGCTGAAAATCATTGACTTTAATGACAACACCGTCAATATCATAAGGCAAATCATGACGAGCCTGTCCTACTTCATGGATAAATGCCATAACTTCTTCTTTAGTATCACAGAGTCGTCGAAAAGCATTCGTTCGCAGTCCCATTTCTTGTAATTGGTCAAATAAATCGGCTTGAGAATTGGGATTAAATGACTCATTTACCACTGCGCCATATAAAAAGATATTCAATTGACGCTCTTTAGCTGCTTGTGGATTAATTTGTCTAAGTGCACCGGCTGCTGCATTGCGTGGATTGGCTAAAGGTACTTCTCCTTGTTCATCACGCTTAGCATTTAAGGAAGCAAATACTTCTTTAGGCATATACGCTTCGCCACGTACTTCCACAGTGGCAGCTTGACGTAAAGTCAATGGAATTGACGGAATAGTACGCAAATTTGTCGTAATATCTTCTCCAATAGTACCGTCACCACGAGTTGCACCTCGAACAAAACGTCCATTTTCATAAGTCAATGCGACAGCGAGACCGTCAATTTTACATTCACACATAAATTGCACAGGTCCAGTTGCCGCTTTAGTCACACGGTCAATAAAACTTTCAATATCCGTCTCGTTAAATGCATTCCCTAAACTATACATCGCTTGCGCATGACTTACTTTTTTAAATCCGTCCAACAATTGATCACCTATTCGTTGAGTTGGCGATTCTGGCGTAATCCATTCTGGATGTTGCTTTTCAATTTGTTCAACTTGATGATACAAGGCATCATATTGGGCATCAGTCGCAATCGGTGCGTCAAGTACATAGTAATGATACGCATAATCATTTAATTGTTGAATTAATTGTTGTAAATCCGTTTGAGTATAATGATTTGTCATCGGTTCACCTCACCATTATAGTTTTGTAATCGGCGCATAAGCTGCAATTAATTGTTTTATTCCTTGATTTGGAAAGGCAATGCTCAAAGTAGTATCCAATTTGTTTTCAGTTACTTGTACAATCGTGCCGACACCCCATTTTGGATGTTCTACTTTATCACCGGCTGTCCAAGCTTGATTGCCATTTGAAGTCGCACCTATTTTCGTCACAGGTGTCGGTCGCTTGCCACTGAGTGCCACCTTATTCGCTGCTAATTGTGCTGCCTTTTGTGCTGTCGGCTGCGGTTTCGGTGTTATGCCTAATCCTCGTTGCATCATTGCTTGTTGTGATGCAAAATAAGGATCACTGTCTACTCCTATTTTTTCTAATAAAGTCGCATCAATTTCATTAATAAAACGGCTCGGTAAATTATGTTGATACCGTCCATATAGTAAACGTGAACGTGAACCAGATAAAAACAATTGTTTTTCTGCTCGGGTCATTCCTACATAAGCCAAGCGACGTTCTTCTTCGAGTTCATCATCATCTTCCATTGCACGTGATAATGGGAATAAACCGTCTTCCATACCTACCATAAATACAACTGGAAACTCTAATCCTTTAGCAGCATGGAGCGTCATTAAAGTAACCAAATCTTCCATTGTTTCATCTTCGACCGTATCACTCACCAGTGAAATATCCGTTAAAAATCGTGTTAATTGCGTCACCGACTCTGTATCATTTTCATCTACTGCCAAAATAAATTCAGCTTGTGCCTCATCATTTTCTACTTGAACCGTTGGTTGCATAAAATCTGGGTCGACTTCTTCTGCACCTAAACCGTCTGATTCATCAAATTGTTTCGTAACTGAAGCAAATTCTTCTAAGTTTTCAATACGGTTCAATGATTCAATATCTCCAGCCTTTTGTAATGCCTCGATATAACCGGTTTGCTCCCACACTTGTTCTACTAATTCGCTCATATTCAAAAATTCAACCTGTTGTTGCAACTGACGAATCAATTTCGCAAAGACAGCTAATTTCATTTGAGCCGACTTACTTATCGTTGACTGATTCAAA contains:
- the ligA gene encoding NAD-dependent DNA ligase LigA, with translation MTNHYTQTDLQQLIQQLNDYAYHYYVLDAPIATDAQYDALYHQVEQIEKQHPEWITPESPTQRIGDQLLDGFKKVSHAQAMYSLGNAFNETDIESFIDRVTKAATGPVQFMCECKIDGLAVALTYENGRFVRGATRGDGTIGEDITTNLRTIPSIPLTLRQAATVEVRGEAYMPKEVFASLNAKRDEQGEVPLANPRNAAAGALRQINPQAAKERQLNIFLYGAVVNESFNPNSQADLFDQLQEMGLRTNAFRRLCDTKEEVMAFIHEVGQARHDLPYDIDGVVIKVNDFQQQAALGFTVKAPRWAIAYKFPAEIAKTVVQQVEWTVGRTGVVTPTAVMNPVFLAGTTVQRATLHNIDFIENLDVRIGDTVHLHKAGDIIPEVIEVVLAERPSDSQPLAIPTHCPECQTLLEQADGEVALRCVNPLCPAQQVAQLSHFVSRDAMNIVGLGKRIIEQLVQKELVQTPADLYALMQEDFLTLDKVKEKSAQKMLAAIEDSKNQSVERLLFGLGIRHVGAKAARLMAETFGDITRIMEATQEELSAIEGLGAIISQSVIRYFSQPTSRALIERFSQLGVQLSYQGVTIEAADLADSFWLNKTVVITGTFEQFSRNDLKAILEQQGAKVTGSVSKKTDIVVAGEAAGSKLTKAEELGIDIMDEAMLLQELKLQ
- the gatC gene encoding Asp-tRNA(Asn)/Glu-tRNA(Gln) amidotransferase subunit GatC; the encoded protein is MTERDEILRVANLAKLTFDEANLDAFASEFGSIIELVEHLQEVDTTGVEPTYHGNDLINIFREDKVIRGTQREDFLANAKTTQDGFIKVPAIIESEEA
- a CDS encoding CamS family sex pheromone protein encodes the protein MNKKWLKVTTYCSLVALLSGCLSNLDEEVSESSSSADQVAVQSTENQLSSDFYRAVITDGRYEMGIVASSNTNLSSAGNVLAFEEGLMRISKGIFPTEQYFLREGQIINEETMTSWLARESENNPEGLNPSLARNERETQNQTTDENDETENSETTQDNSQVIVDSSSTPIYLTQVMEKNLMVETEDGYALAGIVIGLAMNSVYEYTDSEGVHYEQEISLGEMRERARSYANIIVGRLRNTEALRSIPIVVGLFRQSGANDIVGGTYVMHGISREGNYISDWTEQNEYRVALPMVNRSDYNEQYNYFNNFMSQVNNFFPHLNGITGDALYIDNALASLNIKIVTQFYQQTEITALAQHVTDVANSQLPEGVPIEISIVSAHGAEALISKTANDTQFKAHIYEQ
- the gatA gene encoding Asp-tRNA(Asn)/Glu-tRNA(Gln) amidotransferase subunit GatA, coding for MTVFPQTITEIKKGLKQGDFTAVELVEHTYRQIDEIDAKVESFLALNKEAALEAARLADERGYGDDAPVLNGVPIAVKDNIVTKGLTTTAASKMLEDFVPTYDATVVEKLKAAGAIIIGKVNLDEFAMGASTERSAYKITRNPWNLDRVPGGSSGGSGAVVASRQVPASLGTDTGGSIRQPAAFNGIVGLKPTYGTVSRYGLIAFGSSLDQIGPMTLTVEDNVLLLDVIAGHDVHDSTSLSDLPMNYGAKIGQSLEGMKIAFPKEYKAEVIAPEIREAMEQAAAYFQSQGAIVEEVSLPLLKYGINVYYIISSAEASSNLQRFDGVRYGYRSESAKTLEQVYVQSRSEGFGEEVKRRIMLGTYSLSSGQFDKFFKQAAQVRTMIKQELDRVFAEYDVIMGPTTTSTAFEIGGRVKDPIAMYVEDLLTVTANIAGLPGISIPAGFDQAGLPIGLQLMAKPLDEATLYQVAYDFERSHDFAAKAPVL